The Candidatus Spechtbacterales bacterium genome window below encodes:
- a CDS encoding response regulator, whose translation METKVLIITSENNLVQALTQQFGVAGYSVDSAASIEEGLMKMKLNKPGFVVVDISVPNIDGVSFIQQMKQASSLSAIPVIAVLGAGQEGQADAVKQSGANEVITRADVEQGAVLQKIQAQTGESVVPTQGVASTASDKDIIMFVDDDPFLHKIMTEQLQENPNLEVISCMDAETALQKLQGVTPNLILLDLLLPGMSGFDLLVKIKSTPEWKDIPVVILSNFGQEEDIQRSKKLGAAEFLIKAHCVPEDIIAKINEVLKKIQGGSAGPLA comes from the coding sequence ATGGAAACAAAAGTACTGATAATTACAAGCGAAAATAATTTAGTTCAAGCTTTAACTCAGCAATTTGGTGTGGCTGGATATAGTGTAGATAGCGCCGCCAGTATTGAAGAAGGTTTAATGAAAATGAAACTAAATAAACCAGGTTTTGTTGTTGTGGATATATCGGTTCCAAACATTGATGGTGTAAGCTTTATACAACAAATGAAACAAGCTTCATCACTATCGGCAATACCCGTTATAGCTGTTTTGGGGGCTGGACAAGAAGGTCAAGCCGATGCGGTTAAGCAGTCCGGCGCTAACGAGGTTATAACTCGTGCAGATGTAGAGCAAGGGGCTGTGCTTCAGAAAATTCAGGCACAAACAGGCGAATCTGTCGTGCCAACTCAAGGTGTGGCGAGTACCGCTTCCGACAAGGATATAATAATGTTTGTTGATGATGACCCATTTTTACATAAGATAATGACGGAACAGCTTCAGGAAAATCCTAACCTCGAGGTTATAAGTTGTATGGATGCTGAAACGGCACTACAAAAGCTACAAGGAGTAACCCCGAATCTTATTTTATTGGATCTCTTATTGCCTGGGATGAGCGGTTTTGACCTTCTGGTTAAAATTAAAAGCACGCCGGAATGGAAAGATATTCCGGTTGTAATACTTTCAAACTTTGGACAAGAAGAAGATATTCAAAGATCAAAAAAACTTGGCGCTGCAGAGTTTCTTATTAAAGCTCATTGCGTTCCCGAAGATATTATCGCTAAAATAAACGAAGTACTAAAAAAAATACAGGGTGGAAGTGCGGGACCACTTGCATAA